The nucleotide sequence GCATACTTATCTGGAATCGAAGTCTTTCTAATACTTAAACCTTTGAACAATTAATTCAACATCTTGCTTTGCTGATGTTCCATTTGTTTGCAGTGTAGCACCACTTCAAATGGTTTAAATCCAGCTTCATCTGTTGTATATGCTAGTAAGCTATTAAAAGTATGGGGTTTAAAGATAGCCTCGGGCAGACTGAGTTGCCTCCTTTATTACTCGGCACTTCAGAAAGTATGTTTGGACGAGTGTCACAGATATATTCTTTCCTTTATAtcagtttctttcttttaacttgGCAGGTTGCACTCAATGTTGGAGTAATATAAATGCCGGttttcactaaaaaaaaaaaaatccgaccAAGCAAGAAGAAACTTGCTACCAATAAAAGAATAGCCGAACCCCAAAATTCAAGGCGGAAAGGATGGATGGTTGGCATTGCAAGTAGTGAAGGTCTAAAACTATATATAACCAGATGGAATGCGTCAACCATTTCATGTTAGAGAGTGAATGTTGTTGGTGGCATTACAAAACATGaggccttccaacaacttcgcTGCCATTCAAACTTCCCCCCTACCTCATCTCCCTTCTATATCCTAATTCCCCTCTCCCACTCCTTCCGTTCTCCTCTGGCCTCACTTACCCTGGCTGCAACCATGAGGCCAGGAAGCGCCCACTTACTCCTACTTGCCGCCTGCTTCGCCCTCCTCCCCCTTGCCTCCCCCGCCGCCGTTCCCGGCGCCGGCAGCCATCCCCGCCGCACGCCCCTCCCCCCTGTTGACCCTCGGATCATCCCCCTCTGCAACCAGACTCATCTCCCCGACATCTGCATCAGCGCGGCTCGCTCCTACGCCCATGAGTACCCCGTCATCGACCCTACCAACCTGTTCAACATACTGGCCCGCGCGCTCATAGACCGCATCAAAATCGACACAGCCAGGACCAGCGCCATGACCAAGACCCAGAAGTTGGATAAGATGGTGAACGTTGGCATCAACAACTGCCTTAAATCCTACGAGGACGCAATGGAGTACACGGGCGAAGGGATAGAGGCATTCATAACACGCGACATACGAACATTTGTGACCATATTCAGCCAGGTGATCGGCGCATTCAGCGGTTGCAACGACGAGTTCATGGATGTTCCTAACCCGCTGGAAGCTCAGAATGACAGGTTGATAAACATGGCGGGCAACTGCATCCGCATTGGCAAAATGACTTttaaagaataagcaaaagcggTTTCTGTGTGCACTATAGCTCTTCCACGGGTGTAAGAAGTGCTTCTAGTTTCAAAGAAGGAACGCCCTTTATATATGTAATAAAAGAGATGGAAGGAAGTGGTTGGATTTTGTGGGATTGATTTGGAGTTGTGGATCGTGGGTGGGCTTTACGTTGTATTAATTCTTTTGCATctatggtttttcctttggtttAACTGCTATGGTTACGGGTGGTTTCGGATTATGGGAGGGCAGCAATTACTTTCCATAGCCATAGATAACTCCTACATCGACCAATGTATAAATACAAGCATATAGATATTGATAAATTCTTTGTTGGTCCTCTCATGCTCGTAACAACTCTATGTATGATTGAACTATCCATTAACTGTTGTAGTAATTTGTATATGTTTTACTGCAAAATATGTGCACTGCTTCTCTAACCAGACGAGAGATCAGGTCTTGGGCCAATAACCTGCATTCTTCATCGAAATCTTGCCAACTTCTGCAATTCAAAGGTGCAACATAAGTTCagatataaataatatataccAATGCCTGACTCCAACATTACATTAAGAAGGTGAAGTAATTCGTATTCGTTTTGATGGTAAAACTCCAAAGATGACATGCTTTCTAGGAGTGATAGT is from Phoenix dactylifera cultivar Barhee BC4 chromosome 6, palm_55x_up_171113_PBpolish2nd_filt_p, whole genome shotgun sequence and encodes:
- the LOC113462386 gene encoding uncharacterized protein LOC113462386, translated to MRPGSAHLLLLAACFALLPLASPAAVPGAGSHPRRTPLPPVDPRIIPLCNQTHLPDICISAARSYAHEYPVIDPTNLFNILARALIDRIKIDTARTSAMTKTQKLDKMVNVGINNCLKSYEDAMEYTGEGIEAFITRDIRTFVTIFSQVIGAFSGCNDEFMDVPNPLEAQNDRLINMAGNCIRIGKMTFKE